One genomic window of Tenacibaculum tangerinum includes the following:
- a CDS encoding class I SAM-dependent methyltransferase, which translates to MNSEQNYVEINRQSWNNRTEIHLKSKFYDLDNFIKGKNSLNNIELNLLGDVKGKTILHLQCHFGQDTISLSRLGANVIGVDLSDKAIESAKQIAKNTNSNTKFICCDIYDLPNHLNEKFDIVFTSYGTIGWLPDLDKWAKIISNFLKPNGQFVFVEFHPVVWMFDDNFEKIDYRYFNSGAIIETENGTYADKKAAITQSYVMWNHGISEVINNLINNELEINSLEEFDYSPYNCFNKTIEFEPRKYRIEHLEDKIPMVYSITAKRKNNR; encoded by the coding sequence ATGAACTCAGAACAAAATTATGTAGAAATAAATCGACAATCTTGGAACAACAGAACCGAAATACATTTAAAATCGAAATTCTACGACCTTGACAATTTTATCAAAGGAAAAAATTCACTAAACAACATCGAATTAAACTTGCTTGGCGACGTAAAAGGAAAAACCATTTTGCATTTACAATGTCATTTCGGGCAAGACACTATTTCGTTGAGCAGACTTGGAGCAAATGTTATAGGTGTTGACTTATCAGACAAAGCTATTGAAAGTGCAAAGCAAATTGCAAAGAACACAAATTCAAATACAAAATTCATTTGTTGTGACATTTATGACTTACCAAACCATTTGAACGAAAAATTTGATATTGTTTTTACAAGTTATGGAACAATTGGTTGGTTACCAGACTTGGATAAATGGGCAAAAATTATTTCTAATTTTTTAAAACCAAACGGACAATTTGTGTTTGTAGAATTTCATCCTGTTGTATGGATGTTTGACGATAACTTTGAAAAAATTGATTACAGATATTTTAATTCAGGAGCAATTATAGAAACAGAAAATGGAACTTATGCCGACAAAAAAGCAGCTATAACCCAATCATATGTAATGTGGAATCACGGAATAAGTGAAGTAATAAACAATTTAATTAATAACGAACTTGAAATAAATTCTCTTGAAGAGTTTGATTACTCCCCCTATAACTGTTTCAATAAGACAATAGAATTTGAGCCGAGAAAATATAGAATAGAACATTTAGAAGACAAAATCCCAATGGTTTATTCAATAACAGCAAAAAGAAAAAACAATAGGTAA
- a CDS encoding N(5)-(carboxyethyl)ornithine synthase, with translation MTFLKMGVIGTSKKEDERRVPVHPAHLNRLPEHIRRQLIFEEGYGKPFNIEDKDISALTGGVASRGEILASIGCAIIAKPILSDFKELKDGGIIWGYPHCAQNTKVTQTAIDKKLTLIAFEDMYVWTPSGQMGRHTFYKNNEMAGYSAVIHALQLKGIDGHYGNQRKVIVFSFGAVSRGAIYALKAHGFRDITICIQRPDHEVREEVLNVDYVRVIKGNQNQPRLIVVEHDGSQRPLLDLINESEIIINGTYQDTDNPIDYVIEEEKSMLKPGALIIDVSCDEGMGFYFAKPTTFKNPIIAIDNIDYYAVNHTPSYFWESASRSISAALLVHVPSVISGRESWNENKTILNAINVDKGVIVKEHILRFQNRDKNYPHNIKE, from the coding sequence ATGACTTTTTTAAAAATGGGAGTAATTGGTACTTCAAAGAAAGAAGATGAAAGGCGTGTGCCTGTTCATCCTGCACATTTAAATAGACTTCCTGAACATATTCGAAGACAACTTATTTTCGAAGAAGGTTACGGAAAACCTTTTAACATAGAAGACAAAGATATCAGTGCCTTAACAGGAGGAGTTGCTTCAAGAGGTGAAATTTTAGCAAGCATAGGTTGTGCTATAATTGCCAAACCTATTTTATCAGATTTTAAAGAACTAAAAGACGGAGGTATTATTTGGGGTTATCCGCATTGTGCTCAAAATACGAAAGTTACACAAACAGCTATAGATAAAAAATTAACTTTAATTGCTTTTGAAGATATGTATGTGTGGACGCCTAGCGGACAAATGGGAAGACATACATTTTATAAAAATAATGAAATGGCTGGATATAGTGCAGTTATACACGCCTTGCAATTAAAGGGAATAGATGGTCATTATGGAAATCAGCGAAAGGTAATTGTATTTAGTTTTGGTGCTGTAAGTAGAGGTGCTATTTACGCCTTAAAAGCGCATGGTTTTAGAGATATTACTATATGTATTCAAAGGCCAGATCATGAAGTGAGAGAAGAAGTCTTAAATGTAGACTATGTTAGAGTTATTAAAGGAAACCAAAACCAACCACGACTAATTGTTGTTGAGCATGATGGTTCACAAAGACCATTATTAGATTTAATTAATGAATCTGAAATAATAATTAATGGCACATATCAAGATACAGATAATCCAATTGATTATGTAATAGAGGAAGAAAAATCGATGCTTAAACCAGGTGCACTTATTATCGATGTGAGTTGCGACGAAGGTATGGGTTTTTATTTCGCAAAACCTACCACTTTTAAAAACCCAATAATTGCTATAGATAATATTGATTACTACGCGGTAAATCATACACCAAGTTATTTTTGGGAAAGTGCTTCAAGGTCAATTTCTGCAGCGCTACTAGTGCATGTACCGTCTGTTATATCTGGTCGCGAGAGTTGGAATGAAAATAAAACCATACTAAATGCTATAAATGTTGATAAAGGTGTGATTGTAAAAGAACATATTCTACGATTTCAGAATCGTGATAAGAATTATCCACATAATATAAAGGAATAA